One window of Chloroflexus aggregans DSM 9485 genomic DNA carries:
- a CDS encoding hydroxymethylglutaryl-CoA reductase, degradative, whose product MGTKNSRLQGFYQLNPFERLQMVKSFDGLVDEDLRALHGGQGGALTLERADKMIENVVGTYNLPLGIATNFRINGRDYLIPMVVEEPSIVAGASYAARMVRDGGGFETSSTEPLMIGQVQLVNIANPDQAREAILARKDEILALANAQSRSLVALGGGARDVEVRFFPTSPMGPMLVVHLIVDCRDAMGANAVNTMAEAVAPLLADITGGKVYLRILSNLTDRRLARARCVVPAASLARDGLSGEEVVEGILWAYAFAAVDPYRAATHNKGIMNGIDPILVATGNDWRAVEAGAHAYASRNGRYTSLSHWERDENGNLVGTLEMPLSVGIVGGATKVHPTAQAALKLLGVRSANELAEVCVAAGLANNLAAMRALACEGIQQGHMSLHARQIALAAGATGTLVDEVARRMVAERNIKPARAEEIIAELERRQHAGNPSHN is encoded by the coding sequence ATGGGGACCAAGAATTCTCGTCTACAAGGCTTTTACCAACTGAATCCGTTCGAGCGATTGCAGATGGTTAAATCATTTGATGGGTTAGTTGACGAAGACCTACGGGCGCTCCACGGTGGTCAGGGTGGCGCGCTGACCCTCGAGCGCGCCGACAAAATGATCGAAAACGTTGTTGGTACGTATAATCTACCCCTTGGCATTGCAACCAACTTCCGTATTAACGGACGCGACTATTTGATACCGATGGTAGTAGAAGAGCCATCGATTGTCGCCGGCGCGAGCTATGCCGCCCGTATGGTGCGTGACGGTGGTGGGTTCGAGACCAGCAGCACCGAACCGTTAATGATCGGGCAGGTACAATTGGTCAATATTGCCAACCCCGATCAGGCCCGTGAAGCCATCCTTGCCCGCAAGGACGAGATTTTGGCGCTGGCCAACGCACAGAGCCGATCGCTGGTTGCACTTGGTGGCGGTGCGCGCGATGTTGAAGTGCGCTTCTTCCCCACCAGCCCGATGGGGCCGATGTTGGTCGTCCACCTTATCGTTGATTGCCGTGACGCAATGGGCGCCAATGCAGTTAACACAATGGCCGAGGCAGTAGCACCGCTATTAGCCGACATAACCGGTGGTAAGGTTTATCTGCGCATCCTCTCGAATCTGACCGATCGGCGGCTAGCCCGTGCCCGCTGCGTCGTACCGGCAGCCTCCTTGGCCCGTGATGGTCTCAGCGGCGAGGAGGTGGTCGAGGGTATTCTCTGGGCTTACGCCTTTGCTGCGGTTGACCCGTACCGGGCCGCAACCCACAACAAAGGCATTATGAACGGTATCGATCCAATACTGGTTGCCACCGGCAACGACTGGCGTGCAGTGGAAGCCGGTGCGCACGCCTACGCCAGCCGTAACGGTCGTTACACCTCGCTCTCGCACTGGGAGCGCGATGAGAATGGGAATCTGGTCGGCACCCTCGAAATGCCACTCTCGGTTGGTATCGTCGGTGGGGCGACCAAGGTGCATCCCACGGCCCAAGCTGCGTTGAAGTTGCTAGGAGTGCGCAGCGCCAACGAGCTGGCTGAAGTGTGTGTTGCTGCCGGCTTAGCCAACAACCTCGCGGCAATGCGGGCATTAGCTTGCGAGGGCATCCAGCAGGGCCATATGAGCTTGCATGCGCGCCAAATTGCACTGGCAGCCGGCGCAACCGGTACACTGGTCGACGAAGTCGCCCGCCGGATGGTCGCCGAGCGCAATATCAAGCCGGCACGCGCCGAAGAGATTATTGCCGAACTCGAAAGACGACAACACGCCGGCAATCCCTCCCACAACTGA
- a CDS encoding hydroxymethylglutaryl-CoA synthase, protein MMKPNQPVGIIGYGVYIPRYRIAAREIARIWTDGQNGVPVEAKSVPGPDEDTITMAIEAARNALVRADIPASALGAVWIGSESHPYSVKPSGTVVADALGAGPWVSAADWEFACKAGSEALTAAMALVGSGMQRYALAIGADTAQGRPGDALEYTASAGAAALIVGPATEALATIDATVSYVTDTPDFYRRADRPYPVHGNRFTGEPAYFHQIQSAASELLRQLNRTAADFTYAVFHQPNAKFPQTVAKRLGFTDAQIAPGLLSPQIGNTYSGAALLGLCAILDVAKPGDTIFVTSYGSGAGSDAYALTVTEAIVERRERAPLTAAYLARKVMIDYAMYAKWRGKLVMG, encoded by the coding sequence ATGATGAAACCGAACCAACCTGTCGGCATTATCGGCTATGGCGTGTACATCCCACGTTACCGGATCGCAGCGCGCGAAATTGCTCGGATCTGGACAGACGGTCAGAATGGCGTCCCCGTGGAGGCAAAGAGCGTTCCCGGCCCCGATGAAGACACGATTACGATGGCAATTGAAGCGGCGCGTAATGCGCTGGTGCGTGCCGACATTCCGGCTAGCGCACTCGGTGCGGTCTGGATCGGGAGCGAAAGCCATCCCTACAGCGTGAAACCATCGGGGACGGTAGTAGCCGACGCACTCGGCGCCGGGCCATGGGTGAGTGCCGCCGACTGGGAATTCGCATGTAAGGCCGGCTCCGAAGCGCTGACCGCGGCGATGGCACTGGTCGGCAGTGGGATGCAGCGCTACGCCTTGGCGATCGGCGCCGACACTGCCCAGGGGCGTCCCGGTGATGCGCTGGAATACACTGCTTCCGCCGGCGCAGCAGCGTTGATCGTTGGTCCTGCCACCGAAGCGTTGGCGACCATCGATGCAACCGTCTCGTATGTCACCGATACCCCTGACTTCTACCGCCGCGCCGACCGACCGTATCCGGTACACGGCAACCGCTTCACCGGCGAGCCGGCGTACTTCCACCAGATTCAATCGGCAGCCTCTGAATTATTACGTCAACTCAACCGTACTGCTGCCGACTTTACCTATGCCGTCTTCCATCAACCTAATGCGAAATTTCCCCAGACGGTTGCCAAACGACTCGGCTTCACCGATGCCCAAATCGCGCCGGGATTGCTCAGTCCACAGATCGGTAATACCTATTCGGGCGCCGCACTGCTAGGCCTGTGTGCCATTCTCGATGTCGCCAAACCGGGCGATACCATCTTCGTAACGAGCTACGGTAGTGGGGCCGGTTCCGACGCTTATGCCCTCACCGTCACCGAAGCGATTGTGGAGCGACGCGAGCGAGCGCCATTGACGGCAGCGTACCTCGCCCGCAAGGTGATGATCGATTACGCAATGTATGCGAAATGGCGCGGTAAGTTGGTGATGGGCTAG